TAGCCTGGCTAGCTCCGCGAACCTTATGCACCAAATAGTGGTGGAACTGAGTTAAATCTTGTGGCTGATTGTTTTTGGGTTTGGCAATAAAGTCTACCGCGCCTAGCTCCATCGCCTCTAAGGTGACAGCTGCACCTTTCTCGGTTAACGATGACACCATCACCACAGGCATTGGCCTTAGGCGCATTAGGTTACGCAAAAATGCCAGCCCATCCATTTTGGGCATTTCTACATCTAGAGTAATGACGTCAGGATTAAGCTTTTTAATTTGCTCGCGGGCTTGATAGGCATCTTCAGCAGTGCCAACCACCTCAATATCTTCAGCCTGCTCCAGCATATGGCTCAGCAGTTTGCGCATAAGAGCCGAGTCGTCAATGACTAGCACTTTGATCATTTTTTCGCTCTCCTATGGTTGCTGCACCGCTGTTTGGCCTAATGCTGTTGTGTAAAATTCGAGGCGATCTAACGCTATGGTTGGTTTAAAGCTCTTTGTTATTTAAAAGCATTCTGTTGCTCAAAGTTTTGGGCGATAAATCGTTTGCCCTTCAAATACAAACTCGTCACTCAGCTGCATCAATGTTTCTGAATGACCAACAATCAGGTAGCCATCGTCGGCAAGTAGTTGTCTGAACCTGGCGATGATGCGCTTTTTCGTTTCATGGTCAAAATAGATAAATACATTGCGACAAAAGATGACGTCAAACGGACCTTTCATTGGCCATGCATCTAGCAAGTTAAGTTGTTTAAAATGCACGAGCTGCCTAATAAGTGGGCTTAGTGTGAAGTCATGCTCACCCTGTCTTTTTGCATATTTATTGGCATATTCAGATGGGATTGAAGACAGCTTTTCATCGCTATAAATGCCACGTTTGGCAGTGTTTAGTACGTTGGTATCCAAATCTGTCGCCAGAATTTTTAAGTCCCATTCGTTAGTCGCAAATGGGTGAGCGAGAGTCATTGCGATACTGTATGGTTCTTCTCCTGTAGAGCAAGCCGCTGACCAAACTCGCAGGCGTTTATTGGGGCGAGACAGCCATTGCTGAGTAATTTTATCTTTAAGATATTCAAAATGATGCCCCTCGCGAAAAAAGTAGGTGAGGTTAGTGGTGAGTGCATTTATGAATACAGGTAGCTCGGTTTCATCCCGTTGTAAGCGTTGTACATAATCAGCAAAACTTGTTTCACCAAGCTGGCGCAGGCGCCTAGATAACCTTGAGTAAACCATATGTTTTTTGCGTGCAGGTAGCACAATTCCGGTACTTTTATATGCAAGTTGACGGATAGCCTCAAAATCTGCACTCGACATAGGGAACTCTTTGTCCATGTCGAATGCAGTATCGGTTTGTTGTTGAAGTTGTGAGCTCAAATTAGAACTCATGCCAGTCCTCTTGGCTTACATCAAAAGGCAGTTTCTGTGCGCTGGCTTTCATACCTTTGACTTTGTGGGGTTCAAACTCTTGTCCAGTATTAAAGAAGTTGAGTTTCCCGCGCATATTGCGAGCTTGTTCTGTCATGGTGTCGCCTGCTGCCGAGATCTCTTCAACTAATGCGGCATTTTGTTGGGTCATTTGGTCCATTTGTGAAATAGACTTGTTCACTTCCAAGATACCAACTGACTGCTGTTCGGCGGCAATACTGATGTTAGAGATCATTTCCGCCACTTTACTTACAGAGCTCATAATGTCTTTCAGGGTGTCACCCGATTGATTTACAAGCGTAGTACCGTCAGTAACCTTGCTAACACTGTCGCGGATAAGCTCTTTAATCTCTTTGGCTGCGCCCGCACTGCGCTGGGCAAGGTTACGCACTTCACCAGCAACTACGGCAAAACCGCGTCCTTGCTCGCCCGCTCTTGCGGCCTCTACTGCAGCATTTAGCGCCAGCAGATTGGTTTGGAAGGCAATTTCATCAATTACGGTAATAATGTCGGCAATACGCTTACTTGATTCTGTGATTTCATCCATGGCGCTAACAGCTTGCTTGACGACGCTACCGCCAAGCTCCGCACGACTACTGGCTTCCTGAGCCAGTTTATTAGCAAGTGCCGCGTTGTTTTCGCTTTGTTTAACTGTGCCTGTCATTTGCTCCATGCTGGCAGCGGTTTCTTCAAGTGATGCGGCTTGCTCTTCAGTGCGCTGACTCAAATCAATATTGCCCTGAGCAATTTCTTCCGCATTGGCGGTGACTGTATTCGCGGTTTCACGGATCTCGCTTAGCACTTCTGTCAATCGGCTAACGGTTGCGTTGGCGTCGCGCTGTAGTTTACTGAATTCACCTTCATATTCACCCGATAACGTTGTACTCAAATCTCCTTTCGCAAGGCCATCAAATAGCGCCACAACATCAGAAATCACTGAGTCAGATACCTTGAGCAGGCTATTTAACCCTTGAGATAATGACAGGAAGAAGCCGTCTTTATCGTCCAGACTTAAACGTTGACTTAAATCGCCGCGGTTCGCGGCTTCAACTAAGCGACTCACCTCTTTCTCGATGCGCACCTCTGAGGTGCGGTCTTCCCACTCAACCACAGTACCAATACGTTCATCGTCGGCATTCTTAATTGGGTTAGCGGTGAATTTAAAGAAGCGTTTGCCCACTCTAAATTGTGCATGGTGAGTGTCTTGCAGGCTTGCCAAAATATTGTGTTGATGCACTGGGTTCTTGTGGAATACGTCAATATTCTCGCCCACTAGATTTTTAGCGTTAAATGCGGGTAAGCCTTCGCGCACATCTTCTTGAGCTTCTTCGAACATGGCTTGTAGTGCACGGTTGGTGTAAATAATATCGTTATTATTGTCTGCAACCATGGTATTGGCGCTTACACAATCCAGTGCCTGCTTAATGCGCGCCGTTTCAGCAGCTTGGGCTTTTTCCTGTTTTTCGCGCTCGACTTGCTCTGTCATATCTAGCCACTCAACCACTGTGCCTATGCGTTTTCCATCGCGGGTAATCGGGGTCGCTGTGAGACGAAAGGTGAGCCCTTCAACGCTAAAGATACTTTGGAATGCCTTTGTCATTGCCGAGACTAATTTTCGCTGGTGGTTTGGATTTTTATGGAAGATATCCATGTTGCAACCAACTAGGTTATCGGCGTCAAGTTGAGTGAGACTAGCCTTAAGCTTTGTCTCATTGGCCTTAAACATGGCAGACAGCGATGGGTTGCAATAGACAATATCAAATTGAGAATCTGCCACCATTACATTGCCCTGACAGGCATCAATCGCTTGTTTGTAAAAACGACTGTTTTGCGTGTCCTGCCACCAGGCTTTGACCAGTGTGTCCATCTTTTGCCACTCAGGGTTTTGCAAGCTTGGTAGCTCAGGCTCATCGACAGAAGAGTAGGCGTTAGTTATCTCGTCAATAATACGACTTAAGTTAGCCTGACGCTGACCACTAACATACATTTGCATCACAATAAGGGCGACACAGGCGGTCATAAGTATCGCGCTAAGGCCGCTGCTGACATCGGATAAGGTAACTGCGATAGCAATCACCCCTGTTCCTAGGGCACCAAATGCGGCAAAGGGGACGTATCCTTTTTGGTGTGACTGAGTTGGTTCCATACTCTCTTCCTCGGCGAGTAACGCGTAAAGTTATTCTGATTCAGTCGCGGACGAATCAATTTCTAATTGGTTGATAATACTGGATAACTGAGATGCACTTGGGAGCATCTCGTTGCCTAAAAGCATGTGTACATCGAGCAAGATAACCATGTTGTCGTTAATGCTCGTTAAGCCTTTAATAAAGCGGATATCGGTTTCAAGACCAAAGTCTGGGGTGGCTCTAAGCTCATCGTCATCGACAATAATCACATCTGATACTGCATCAACAACGATACCAATGACTTTGAATTGCTTTTCGACAGCAATTTTGACCACGATGACGACGGTAGTTGGGCCATAACTTAGCTCCTCAATACCAAAGCGTTGCCTTAAGTCGATAATGGGCACAATAATGCCGCGCAGGTTGATTACGCCTTTGATATGCGCAGGTGCATTAGGCAATACTGTGGTGTTTTGCCAGCCGCGAATTTCTTGTACACATAAGATCTCAACGCCATACTCCTCGCGTCCCATAACAAATGTTAAATACTGCTGATTAACATTGCCCTGTGATGCTTGAGATTGTTGATGTGTCATTTCCAATGCTTTGTTCTCCTACGCAGCATGATCTTTGTTGACGCCAATGCCAGCCAGTTGTGCCAGGCTGTTTACGTCGATAATAAGTGCTACAGTGCCATCACCTAAAATGGTCGCGCCAGAAACGCCGGCAATTTTGGTGTAATTATCTTCTAAGTTTTTAATCACTACCTGCTGTTGAGATAGCAGTTCATCTACCAGCAACCCGACCTTTTTGTCGTTGTTGTCGACAATCATTACAATGCCATCTTGTGGCTGCTTGGCATCTGGGGCGTGATTAAACTGCTGATAAATTCTCACCAGGGGAATGAACTCTTCTCGCAGATGGATCACTTCTTGATTATTGCCGAGCTGATTAACTTGATTGGCTGTAACTTGCAAAGACTCATGGATGGCAACCAATGGCACCACATAAATATGCTCGCCAATTCGTACTAGCTGACCGTCAAGAATGGCTAGAGTCAGCGGCAGGTTAATGGTGATTTTGCAGCCTTGGCCTGATTGCGATTGCAGGTTAATAGTGCCATTAAGGTCGGTGATGTTGCGTTTAACCACATCCATGCCTACGCCGCGTCCTGATAGATCTGACACCTCGTCGGCTGTGGTAAAACCTGGGTGGAAAATAAGCTGGTTAATCTCATCATCAGCAAGATTATCGCTGGCACTAATAAGCTGCTTTTGCTCAGCAATAGCACGGATTTTTTTGGTATTTAAGCCAGCGCCATCATCAATAATTTCAATGATGATCGCGCCGCCGCGATGATAGGCATTGAGACTAATGGTGCCCATTTCTGACTTACCTTGAGCGCGCCTTACCTCAGGCATTTCAATACCGTGGTCAAGTGCGTTACGCACAAGGTGCACCAATGGATCGACAATTTTTTCCATCACGGTTTTGTCGAGTTCGGTTTCTTCACCGTTAAATACCAGATCGACTTTTTTACCCAGCTGTTTGCTTATGTCATGGATAAGCCGAGGAAAGCGGTTAAAAGCGAATGAGATTGGCAACATGCGGATTTTCATGACGCTTTCTTGTAGCTCACGGGTGTGGTTCGATAGCTGCTCGAGACCCATACGCAAATCAAGCATCATGTCGTCGTCAATGGTTTCCTGTTGACCGATTTGACCTAGCATTGCTTGAGTAATAATTAGTTCACCAACCATATTGATCAGCTGGTCGACTTTATTGATGCCAACGCGAATAGTACTGCTAGATTCGCTCGTTTTAGTGACAGCTTGTTTTGTTGCTGTGCTCGTTTGTTTTGCCGCCCCATCATTTGTAGACGTAGCTTGTGTGGGGTTATCGGCATCGATTGCTTGAATGACTGTTAAGTCAGCAACTTCCGCAAGTAGCGAGTTGTTTGCTGGCGCGGTGCTCGCTTGCTCTTGTTGAGCTGAAGGCTTACTCAATTTAGCTGAGGGCTCTTTTATTGGCGCTGAAGGCTCTATCGCATCATTGAGGCTGCTGGTTATCTCATCGTCAAAATTAAAGGCTTCGGCAACTGCTTGGCTGAAATCAAATTCTGCAATGCCATCTGTATTCGCATTTGAGGTTTCTGTTGCGCCCAGATCCAATTGCTCGGTAGCTTGATCATTGTTATTTGCTTCAGCTGTCTGGCTTGGCTGCTGACTAAACCAAGTCGCTTCTTGCTCAGGGTTGCGCTCTAGGGTGAGGTAATCAAGCTGGCATTCATCTTCAACCCACTCAAACACTTCTTTAAGCCTATCAAGCGGGCTGTCTGTCAGCAGGGTAATCGTCCATTGCAGTGAGCAAACTTCTGGGTCGAAGTCATCAAAACCTGGGTAACTCACATCGTTGAGCTTAATGTGGTATTTTCCGAGCTGCTGCAACTCGGTGAACATATAGCTAGGGTCGTTACCGCAGCGCAGAATATCAACACCTGGAACAAACCTGATTTGCCACAGGGTTGCCTGTGTATCGGCGGCATCTAGTTGCGCCTTTTCTTCAGTGCTAGTTTCCTGAGTGTTAGTTTCCTGAGCCTCTGATTCTTGAGTATTGGCTTCAAGAAGTTGTTCTGATTGTTCTGATGTTGGCTGCTGAGCCAGTTGTTGTTCAAATTGTGCAGATAAACTCTGTAACTGCTCACTTTGGTATTCACTGTCGTTCATTAGCGCATCGATCATCGCACGCAGAATGTCGACTGATTGCAATAACATGTCTACGTGCAAGGCGCTAAGTTGGCGTTTGCCATCGCGAATGTCATCTAGCAGGGTTTCGAGCAGATGAGTAAAGTTAGCGACTTGGTTAAAGCCAAAGGTTGCGCTGCCGCCTTTGATGGAGTGCGCCGCGCGGAAAATGGTATTAATGGACTCGTGATTTAGGTTGTCGATATTAATTTCAAGCAGCTCAGATTCCATGATATCCAGCCCCTCGAGGCTTTCCTCAAAAAAAACCTGACTGAACTGGCTTAAATCAATATCCATTTGATTTACCTATCCTAAAACTTTACGAGCAGTGGCAAGGAGCTGATCTGGATTAAAAGGTTTTACTATCCATCCTGTTGCTCCTGCGGCGCGGCCTTCTTGTTTTTTCTCGGGACTAGATTCTGTGGTTAACATGAGCAAGGGCACAAACTTGTAGGCATCTAATGCTCTGAGCTCCTTGATCAAGGTTATACCGTCCATCACTGGCATATTAATGTCAGAGATGACGAGATCGAACTGATTTGCTTTTGCCAATAACAGCGCTTCTTGACCGTCTGCAGCTTCTGCTACTTCATAACCAGCCGTTTTAAGCGTGAAACTAACCATTTGTCGCATTGAGGTCGAATCATCTACGGCGAGAATTTTCTTCATTAGACTTCATCCTTTGCATTCATTCTTACGCGTCTACATCCACAAGACGTATCCCTAAATGGGCGAGTTGCTGCATTAAGCTGGACTGGAGATTTAACCAGGTTAGTTCGATGTTTTTATCAGCGCATGTTCGGTCAAAAAAGAACAGCATTTGCGCACCAGCAGTATCAACTTTATTAAGCTGGCTGGCATCGAGCGTGACTGGAGAGGCTTGTTGCTGTTGGGACAGTAACTGCTTGTATATAGGCTGAATATTCCTGATGGTTATCTCAGAGCCTAAATCAATCGTCGTTGTTGCCATGCTCAATCCAGTTAGGGTTTATCTCCACTTTGCTAAATATAGACCTATATTGTGGTGATTTATTGAAAACTAACAAAAATATTGGATTAAATTACCTTAGCAACAAGTAGTATGTAAACCGAAAGTTGTAGCAAAGTGTTTTGCTGTTTAACACTCGCGCCTATCCTTGTTGGAAACGGACAATTCTTTCAAAGTCGCTGATCAGCTGTGCATTGATGATTTGTGGCGCTTTACCCGGCTGTTGTTGAGTTTTAAATACGGCAAACTTTTCGCCTTTAGGTGAAACCAGCACATAAGAGGCGCTGTGATCGACCTGATAATTGGCATCGTCACCCACCATGGCATAGGTGAAACCTAAATCGCGGCTAAATGGAAATAGCTGGGCGTGGTCGGCAGTGACGGCCTTGAAGTCTTTGTTGAAAAAGTTGATGTAATCGAGCATTTTAGCCTGGGTGTCGCGCTTAGGGTCGGCCGAGACAAACACCACTTGCAGGTTTGGAGCAATTTGTTGCAGTTGCGGATAGGCAGCAGACAGCTTATTAAGTGTAGTGGGGCAGATATCAGGACAAGAAGTGAAACCAATAAAAAATAGGCTCCACTTGTCTTGTAGATCCTGATTATCAAATTTATTGCCATATTGGTCGCGTAGCGCAAATGGCGCTAAGCCTCTTGGGTTATCAAAGATATAGCTGGTACTCAAATTTGGAATTGTTTGTTTTGAAGCCTGAGTCGCAAACCAGGCTCCTAGTCCACACATCACCATTGCCAATAACAGTAACTTCTTCATTGATAACCTCATTGTCATTTGACTTGTCCTTGCTACCACAAGTAGTGGTCCACGAGCAGCACAATAAACAGCAGCATTAGGTGATAGATAGAGAACTTAAATACCTTCATTGCTAACCCTGGCTCGTCATGAAACTTGAGTTGCCATGCTTTATAAATAAAACCGCAGCTAAGCAGTGTTGAGCCAACTAAATAAACTGGTCCACACATGCCAACCAAAACTGGCAATAAGCAAGCTAATGCCAGCAACACTGTATATAGCAAGATGCAGGTTTTGGTGAGTTCCACTCCGTGAGTGACCGGTAGCATTGGAATATCGACTTTGGCGTACTCTTTCTGACGATGAATTGCTAGCGCCCAAAAGTGCGGTGGGGTCCAGGCAAAGATGATTATCACCAACAATAGTGCATTGCCGTGGAGCTCATTGGTCACAGCTGTCCAACCTAGCAGTGGCGGCATAGCGCCGGCAAGACCACCAATGACAATGTTTTGCGAAGTTGCACGTTTAAGGTAAGCGGTATAAATCACCGCGTAACCAATGAGACTGGCAAAGGTAAGCCAGGCTGTTAACGGATTCACCAAGGCGTAAAGTAAGATAAAGCCAAGTAAGCCTATTCCTGTGGCAAATATGCCTGCACGCATTGATGAAATTTTTCCTTTGGGAAGCGGGCGATTATAGGTGCGCGCCATTAAGCCATCGATGCGGCGATCAATTAGGTGGTTAAACGCGGCAGCGGAGCCTGACATTAAACCAATACCCACAAGTCCGACAATTAGCGGTTGCAGTGGCACAGCGCCTGGCACCGCCAGGCACATGCCAACAACTACAGTGAGCAGCATCAGCGCCACAACTTTAGGTTTAGTCATTTCAAAATAGGCGCGCCATTGCAGCGAGCTGGATAAGCTTGCCTGAGAAAGTGCGATAGGTTTCGACATAGTTATTTCCTCAAATTCGACCTAGGCTTTGCGCCAAAGTGAATAGTTGATGAAGACCACTGAAAGCAGCAGTAGTGCGGCGCCGCCGTTATGTGATACCGCAATACCTAAAGGTAAATGCATTACGATATTCGACACACCCAGCAGCAGTTGCAAAGTTAATAGACCAAGCAATACCCAGGCACTTTTACGCAGGGTAGTTGAACCCGTGCCGATCAATTTGAATGCTAGATAACCAAGGGCTACAGCGGTGACCACCGCCCAGATGCGATGGCTCACATGAATAGTCATTCGCGCCGCGTAGTCCAGTACGCCGAATTCATAGCTGTCATGTTCGCCTTGCCACAGTGAAAACGCCTGTATTGGTGACAGGTTGTCCATCCAATTACCTTCACAAATGGGCAAGCTGGTACAGGCCAGCGCGGCATAGTTTGATGATGTCCAGCCGCCAAGAATGATTTGTATGACCAAGATTGCCAGGCTAGCTAGCGCCAGTGGTGCTAGATTGCGGGCGTTGGTTGTTAGATTCGGATTAGCGTGAATATCTGCGTGAGCAGCTTCAAGTGGCTGATGACGTAAATAGAGTAAAAACAACAGGCAAAATAAGCTAAAACCACCAATTAGATGCGCCATTACAATCACTGGCATTAGCTTCATGGTGACGGTCCACATACCAAGGGCCGCCTGAAATAGAATTAAAGCTGCGATGGCCATAGGTAGCTTTTTGGGGGCATCACGAGTACGCAAGCTGAT
This DNA window, taken from Shewanella maritima, encodes the following:
- a CDS encoding SCO family protein; this translates as MTMRLSMKKLLLLAMVMCGLGAWFATQASKQTIPNLSTSYIFDNPRGLAPFALRDQYGNKFDNQDLQDKWSLFFIGFTSCPDICPTTLNKLSAAYPQLQQIAPNLQVVFVSADPKRDTQAKMLDYINFFNKDFKAVTADHAQLFPFSRDLGFTYAMVGDDANYQVDHSASYVLVSPKGEKFAVFKTQQQPGKAPQIINAQLISDFERIVRFQQG
- a CDS encoding chemotaxis protein CheA; this encodes MDIDLSQFSQVFFEESLEGLDIMESELLEINIDNLNHESINTIFRAAHSIKGGSATFGFNQVANFTHLLETLLDDIRDGKRQLSALHVDMLLQSVDILRAMIDALMNDSEYQSEQLQSLSAQFEQQLAQQPTSEQSEQLLEANTQESEAQETNTQETSTEEKAQLDAADTQATLWQIRFVPGVDILRCGNDPSYMFTELQQLGKYHIKLNDVSYPGFDDFDPEVCSLQWTITLLTDSPLDRLKEVFEWVEDECQLDYLTLERNPEQEATWFSQQPSQTAEANNNDQATEQLDLGATETSNANTDGIAEFDFSQAVAEAFNFDDEITSSLNDAIEPSAPIKEPSAKLSKPSAQQEQASTAPANNSLLAEVADLTVIQAIDADNPTQATSTNDGAAKQTSTATKQAVTKTSESSSTIRVGINKVDQLINMVGELIITQAMLGQIGQQETIDDDMMLDLRMGLEQLSNHTRELQESVMKIRMLPISFAFNRFPRLIHDISKQLGKKVDLVFNGEETELDKTVMEKIVDPLVHLVRNALDHGIEMPEVRRAQGKSEMGTISLNAYHRGGAIIIEIIDDGAGLNTKKIRAIAEQKQLISASDNLADDEINQLIFHPGFTTADEVSDLSGRGVGMDVVKRNITDLNGTINLQSQSGQGCKITINLPLTLAILDGQLVRIGEHIYVVPLVAIHESLQVTANQVNQLGNNQEVIHLREEFIPLVRIYQQFNHAPDAKQPQDGIVMIVDNNDKKVGLLVDELLSQQQVVIKNLEDNYTKIAGVSGATILGDGTVALIIDVNSLAQLAGIGVNKDHAA
- a CDS encoding methyl-accepting chemotaxis protein — its product is MEPTQSHQKGYVPFAAFGALGTGVIAIAVTLSDVSSGLSAILMTACVALIVMQMYVSGQRQANLSRIIDEITNAYSSVDEPELPSLQNPEWQKMDTLVKAWWQDTQNSRFYKQAIDACQGNVMVADSQFDIVYCNPSLSAMFKANETKLKASLTQLDADNLVGCNMDIFHKNPNHQRKLVSAMTKAFQSIFSVEGLTFRLTATPITRDGKRIGTVVEWLDMTEQVEREKQEKAQAAETARIKQALDCVSANTMVADNNNDIIYTNRALQAMFEEAQEDVREGLPAFNAKNLVGENIDVFHKNPVHQHNILASLQDTHHAQFRVGKRFFKFTANPIKNADDERIGTVVEWEDRTSEVRIEKEVSRLVEAANRGDLSQRLSLDDKDGFFLSLSQGLNSLLKVSDSVISDVVALFDGLAKGDLSTTLSGEYEGEFSKLQRDANATVSRLTEVLSEIRETANTVTANAEEIAQGNIDLSQRTEEQAASLEETAASMEQMTGTVKQSENNAALANKLAQEASSRAELGGSVVKQAVSAMDEITESSKRIADIITVIDEIAFQTNLLALNAAVEAARAGEQGRGFAVVAGEVRNLAQRSAGAAKEIKELIRDSVSKVTDGTTLVNQSGDTLKDIMSSVSKVAEMISNISIAAEQQSVGILEVNKSISQMDQMTQQNAALVEEISAAGDTMTEQARNMRGKLNFFNTGQEFEPHKVKGMKASAQKLPFDVSQEDWHEF
- a CDS encoding chemotaxis protein CheW, whose translation is MTHQQSQASQGNVNQQYLTFVMGREEYGVEILCVQEIRGWQNTTVLPNAPAHIKGVINLRGIIVPIIDLRQRFGIEELSYGPTTVVIVVKIAVEKQFKVIGIVVDAVSDVIIVDDDELRATPDFGLETDIRFIKGLTSINDNMVILLDVHMLLGNEMLPSASQLSSIINQLEIDSSATESE
- the cyoE gene encoding heme o synthase: MSKPIALSQASLSSSLQWRAYFEMTKPKVVALMLLTVVVGMCLAVPGAVPLQPLIVGLVGIGLMSGSAAAFNHLIDRRIDGLMARTYNRPLPKGKISSMRAGIFATGIGLLGFILLYALVNPLTAWLTFASLIGYAVIYTAYLKRATSQNIVIGGLAGAMPPLLGWTAVTNELHGNALLLVIIIFAWTPPHFWALAIHRQKEYAKVDIPMLPVTHGVELTKTCILLYTVLLALACLLPVLVGMCGPVYLVGSTLLSCGFIYKAWQLKFHDEPGLAMKVFKFSIYHLMLLFIVLLVDHYLW
- a CDS encoding STAS domain-containing protein; translated protein: MATTTIDLGSEITIRNIQPIYKQLLSQQQQASPVTLDASQLNKVDTAGAQMLFFFDRTCADKNIELTWLNLQSSLMQQLAHLGIRLVDVDA
- a CDS encoding response regulator; the encoded protein is MKKILAVDDSTSMRQMVSFTLKTAGYEVAEAADGQEALLLAKANQFDLVISDINMPVMDGITLIKELRALDAYKFVPLLMLTTESSPEKKQEGRAAGATGWIVKPFNPDQLLATARKVLG
- a CDS encoding protein-glutamate O-methyltransferase CheR, with the protein product MSSNLSSQLQQQTDTAFDMDKEFPMSSADFEAIRQLAYKSTGIVLPARKKHMVYSRLSRRLRQLGETSFADYVQRLQRDETELPVFINALTTNLTYFFREGHHFEYLKDKITQQWLSRPNKRLRVWSAACSTGEEPYSIAMTLAHPFATNEWDLKILATDLDTNVLNTAKRGIYSDEKLSSIPSEYANKYAKRQGEHDFTLSPLIRQLVHFKQLNLLDAWPMKGPFDVIFCRNVFIYFDHETKKRIIARFRQLLADDGYLIVGHSETLMQLSDEFVFEGQTIYRPKL
- a CDS encoding COX15/CtaA family protein, giving the protein MTINRLLKFTLVFTLAVILMGAYTRLSDAGLGCPDWPGCYGQLTVPSTAQDVASANQQFPERALEQDKAWLEMIHRYIAGLLGLMVLAILIISLRTRDAPKKLPMAIAALILFQAALGMWTVTMKLMPVIVMAHLIGGFSLFCLLFLLYLRHQPLEAAHADIHANPNLTTNARNLAPLALASLAILVIQIILGGWTSSNYAALACTSLPICEGNWMDNLSPIQAFSLWQGEHDSYEFGVLDYAARMTIHVSHRIWAVVTAVALGYLAFKLIGTGSTTLRKSAWVLLGLLTLQLLLGVSNIVMHLPLGIAVSHNGGAALLLLSVVFINYSLWRKA